The proteins below are encoded in one region of Bacteroides uniformis:
- a CDS encoding SusC/RagA family TonB-linked outer membrane protein produces the protein MNLNFRKTALLAGICSVFSLGYAPQLFAVSSTDTVEAVQQTKKITGVVSDAMGPIIGANVLEKGTTNGVITDIDGNFALNVKPGATIVVSFIGYVSQEIKITNQTTVNITLKEDSEMLDEVVVVGYGTMKKSDLSGASVSMSEDKIKGSIITNLDQSLQGRAAGVTAVSTSGAPGSSSSIRVRGQATINANAEPLYVIDGVIVQSQGQSGSSYGLGDALGNGSVSTISPLSTINPADIVSMEILKDASATAIYGAQGSNGVVLITTKRGKAGEAKFTYDGMFAVQRQTKRLDMMNLREYATYYNDLANMGEISDPSNYYADPSLLGVGTNWQDAIFQTALQHQHQISAQGGTEKIQYYVSASYMDQDGTIIGSNFNRYSFRANLDAQLKKWLKLGLTATYTATGDDLKLADSDEGLINYSLTTLPDIPIYNLDGSYATVVREGYTNPNPIALAMMDDILLDRQKLTGNIFFEVTPIKNLVWHAELGYDISSSKGERYKPMVDLGGWVRSSNESNIQKNSSTFWQLKNYVTYSGNIGDKHHYTAMVGQECWESSYDFTSVFNSGLPSDEVHNPALGTGTPTINAGFGSSSMASFFTRLTYNYADRYLGTYTYRYDGSSNFGPENRWAGFHSLATSWRFSNETFFEPLKKVISNGKLRLGWGQTGNANIGGYAWGTSMSRMPSGLGMGYRPSNIPNTSIKWESQEQWNVGVDLGFLHDRINLTVEWYKKTSSDMLMPLQLPSYMGTSGNASSALAAPKGNYGDIENTGFEISLNTHPITGKFEWDSDFQISFNKNKLKGLAGTANAQIVGYGQWTDVVSVSSVGESLYNFYGFVCDGVYKDLEDLQTSPKPAKYPANGVFDRTNTVWVGDVKYKDISGPDGVPDGVIDDYDKTNIGSPMPKFTFGWTNTFRYKNFDLSVFINGSYGNKVYNYLSMKLTHMNSPWTNQLNAVNGRAQLVPINPNKVYEDGTMWYNDVSNVMVANPGASIPRATINDPNDNDRISDRYIEDGSYIRLKNISLGYTFPKKTIDKLGLSNLRIYANIQNLLTITGYDGYDPEIGASTSSVNVYGLDNGRYPSPTVYSFGLNVSF, from the coding sequence ATGAATTTGAATTTTAGAAAGACAGCGCTGCTTGCGGGGATATGCTCGGTGTTCAGTCTGGGTTATGCTCCTCAGCTTTTCGCAGTATCATCGACGGATACCGTTGAGGCAGTGCAGCAAACAAAGAAAATTACGGGTGTCGTCAGTGATGCTATGGGCCCTATTATCGGTGCCAATGTATTGGAAAAAGGTACAACGAATGGTGTAATTACCGACATTGACGGTAACTTTGCCTTGAATGTGAAACCAGGAGCTACCATTGTAGTCTCCTTTATAGGCTATGTCAGCCAGGAAATAAAGATAACGAACCAGACAACAGTGAACATCACGCTGAAGGAAGACTCCGAGATGTTGGACGAAGTGGTGGTTGTGGGGTACGGTACGATGAAGAAAAGCGACCTTTCCGGTGCTTCCGTTTCCATGAGTGAAGACAAGATTAAGGGTTCTATTATCACCAATCTCGACCAGTCCCTTCAAGGGCGTGCTGCCGGTGTGACGGCAGTCAGCACTTCCGGTGCTCCGGGTTCTTCCTCCTCTATCCGCGTACGTGGTCAGGCCACTATCAATGCTAATGCCGAGCCGTTGTATGTAATTGACGGTGTGATTGTACAGAGTCAGGGACAAAGCGGTTCATCTTATGGTTTGGGCGATGCACTGGGTAATGGCTCGGTTTCCACCATTTCTCCGCTTTCCACCATCAACCCTGCTGATATCGTCAGTATGGAAATTCTGAAAGATGCTTCGGCAACCGCCATTTACGGTGCGCAAGGTTCCAATGGTGTGGTTTTGATTACGACCAAACGTGGTAAGGCGGGTGAGGCTAAGTTTACTTATGACGGTATGTTTGCCGTTCAACGCCAGACAAAGCGTCTGGATATGATGAATCTGCGTGAGTATGCCACTTATTATAATGATTTGGCAAACATGGGTGAAATCTCTGACCCTAGTAATTATTATGCCGATCCTTCTCTGCTGGGAGTAGGTACAAACTGGCAGGACGCCATCTTCCAGACTGCTTTGCAGCATCAGCACCAGATTTCGGCACAAGGTGGTACAGAGAAGATACAATACTACGTATCAGCTTCCTATATGGATCAGGACGGTACCATCATCGGTTCAAACTTTAACCGTTACAGCTTCCGTGCCAACTTGGATGCCCAACTGAAGAAGTGGTTGAAACTCGGTTTGACCGCCACCTATACAGCAACGGGTGATGACCTGAAACTGGCAGACAGTGATGAAGGTTTGATTAACTACTCGTTGACCACTCTTCCTGATATACCTATCTATAATCTGGATGGCAGCTATGCCACCGTTGTTCGCGAAGGCTACACGAATCCTAACCCGATTGCCCTTGCCATGATGGATGACATTCTGCTGGACCGTCAGAAACTGACGGGTAATATTTTCTTTGAGGTTACTCCGATTAAAAATCTGGTATGGCATGCCGAATTGGGTTATGACATCAGTTCCAGCAAAGGTGAGCGCTACAAGCCGATGGTTGATTTGGGTGGATGGGTACGTTCCAGTAATGAAAGCAATATCCAGAAAAACAGCAGTACATTCTGGCAATTGAAGAACTATGTGACCTATTCCGGAAACATAGGCGACAAGCATCATTATACAGCCATGGTGGGCCAGGAGTGCTGGGAGTCCAGCTATGACTTCACGAGTGTGTTCAATAGCGGTCTGCCTTCGGATGAAGTGCACAATCCTGCCTTGGGTACGGGAACCCCGACTATCAATGCAGGTTTTGGAAGCTCGTCTATGGCATCTTTCTTTACACGTCTGACTTATAACTATGCCGACCGTTATCTGGGTACTTATACCTATCGTTATGACGGCTCTTCAAACTTCGGTCCCGAGAACCGTTGGGCAGGCTTCCATTCATTGGCTACTTCCTGGCGCTTTTCCAACGAAACGTTCTTTGAACCGTTGAAGAAGGTCATCAGTAACGGTAAGTTGCGTCTGGGATGGGGACAAACTGGTAATGCCAACATCGGTGGTTATGCTTGGGGTACATCCATGAGTCGTATGCCTTCCGGTCTGGGTATGGGGTATCGCCCCTCCAATATACCGAATACTTCCATCAAATGGGAGTCCCAGGAGCAATGGAACGTCGGTGTGGATTTGGGATTCCTGCACGACCGTATCAACCTGACGGTAGAGTGGTACAAGAAAACTTCCAGTGATATGTTGATGCCGTTGCAGTTGCCTTCTTATATGGGTACTTCCGGTAATGCCTCTTCTGCATTGGCTGCTCCGAAAGGTAACTATGGTGACATAGAGAATACCGGTTTTGAAATCTCTCTGAACACACATCCTATTACGGGTAAGTTTGAATGGGATTCTGACTTCCAGATTTCTTTCAACAAGAACAAACTGAAAGGATTGGCTGGTACAGCCAATGCGCAGATTGTGGGTTACGGACAGTGGACCGATGTAGTCAGTGTATCCAGTGTAGGCGAATCACTTTATAACTTCTATGGATTTGTTTGTGATGGTGTTTACAAGGACCTGGAGGACCTTCAGACTTCTCCGAAACCTGCCAAGTACCCGGCAAACGGTGTATTCGACCGTACCAATACCGTATGGGTGGGTGATGTGAAATATAAGGATATCAGTGGTCCTGACGGTGTGCCCGATGGCGTTATTGACGACTATGACAAGACCAATATCGGTTCTCCGATGCCTAAGTTTACTTTTGGCTGGACCAATACTTTCCGTTACAAGAACTTCGACTTGTCCGTTTTCATCAACGGTTCCTATGGCAACAAGGTGTATAACTACCTTTCCATGAAGCTGACACATATGAACTCTCCCTGGACTAACCAGCTGAATGCTGTAAACGGACGTGCACAGCTTGTTCCTATCAATCCGAACAAGGTCTACGAAGATGGAACGATGTGGTATAATGATGTGTCTAACGTCATGGTGGCAAACCCGGGAGCTTCCATTCCACGCGCCACTATCAATGACCCGAATGACAACGACCGTATCAGTGACCGTTATATTGAAGATGGTTCTTATATCCGTCTGAAGAACATCTCTTTGGGATATACTTTCCCGAA
- a CDS encoding glycoside hydrolase family 5 protein, producing MKSIWKVMLAVCCLGMTIGCGTNPSKNENVKETLPALVVNGTQLMNTEGDTVVLHGVSYGWHQFWPRFYNASSVAYLVNDWGAQVLRASMGVDLDSACYVNKPEFGIECVTKVVDAAIENGVYVIIDWHSHNLRQEEAKEFFTQMATRYKGVPNVIYEVFNEPVEDSWEQVKSYSVEVIKTIRAIEPDAVILVGCPHWDQDIHLAADDPITGYSNIMYTLHFYANTHGQWLRDRADYALGKGLPIFVSECAGMEASGDGPISKEEWGNWLEWMQRHSISWVAWSLSDKDETCSMLYPSASSEGNWKDADMKEWGRMVRDELTTLKK from the coding sequence ATGAAAAGCATATGGAAAGTTATGTTGGCGGTTTGTTGCCTAGGTATGACCATTGGTTGTGGAACAAACCCGTCGAAGAATGAAAATGTAAAGGAAACGCTACCGGCATTGGTGGTCAATGGTACGCAGTTGATGAATACCGAAGGAGACACGGTGGTATTGCACGGTGTCAGCTATGGCTGGCATCAGTTCTGGCCCCGTTTCTACAATGCCTCTTCGGTTGCTTATCTGGTCAATGACTGGGGCGCACAAGTGCTTCGGGCCTCTATGGGAGTGGATTTGGATAGCGCCTGCTATGTGAACAAGCCCGAATTCGGTATTGAGTGTGTTACGAAAGTGGTGGATGCTGCTATCGAGAACGGCGTTTACGTCATCATCGACTGGCATAGCCACAATCTGCGGCAGGAAGAAGCAAAGGAGTTCTTCACCCAAATGGCTACCCGTTACAAAGGGGTTCCTAATGTCATCTATGAGGTTTTCAACGAACCGGTGGAAGACAGTTGGGAGCAGGTGAAGTCATACTCTGTGGAGGTTATCAAGACGATTCGTGCCATAGAACCGGATGCCGTTATCCTCGTTGGTTGTCCGCATTGGGACCAGGACATCCATTTGGCAGCGGACGATCCTATTACCGGATATAGCAATATAATGTATACACTCCACTTTTATGCCAACACCCACGGACAGTGGCTGCGCGACCGCGCCGACTATGCTCTGGGCAAGGGCTTGCCGATTTTCGTTTCCGAATGCGCCGGTATGGAGGCAAGTGGGGACGGCCCCATCAGTAAAGAAGAGTGGGGGAATTGGCTGGAGTGGATGCAGCGGCATTCCATCAGTTGGGTGGCTTGGTCCTTGTCGGACAAAGACGAGACTTGTTCCATGCTTTATCCGTCGGCTTCTTCCGAGGGAAACTGGAAAGATGCAGACATGAAAGAGTGGGGGAGAATGGTTCGTGACGAATTGACGACACTGAAAAAATAG
- a CDS encoding glycoside hydrolase 5 family protein, with the protein MKKQFLLLTVLLFLLGACAPKPAEHSFIKVNADGQFVRDGKPYYFVGTNFWYGAILGSEGEGGNRERLHKELDFLKSIGINNLRVLVGADGENGIKTRVEPSLQVAPGVYNDTILAGLDYFMNELRERDMTAVLYLNNSWEWSGGYSVYLQWSGHGDAVVPAVDGWPAYMEYVKQFPQSDSAKALFANHVNYIVSRTNRYNQIKYVDDPTIMSWQIGNEPRAFSDENKEPFARWMADVAAQIKSLDPNHMVSSGSEGSWGCEMDMNLFEKIHADPNINYLNIHIWPYNWSWVKADSLKELLPRAKENTKKYIDDHMVIARKYSKPIVLEEFGFPRDGFSFSKEAPTTARDEYYRYVFDLIRQDRESGGLFAGCNFWAWGGFAGQNPDHVFWEKGDDYTGDPAQEQQGLNSVFATDSTIEIIKAENRKLQN; encoded by the coding sequence ATGAAGAAACAATTCCTTTTGCTGACAGTACTTTTATTCCTTTTGGGGGCATGTGCCCCTAAGCCTGCGGAGCATTCGTTTATTAAGGTCAATGCCGATGGACAGTTCGTTCGCGACGGAAAACCCTATTATTTTGTAGGTACCAATTTCTGGTACGGTGCCATTCTTGGTTCCGAAGGTGAAGGCGGCAATCGTGAACGGTTGCATAAGGAGCTGGACTTTCTGAAAAGTATTGGCATCAACAACCTGCGCGTATTGGTGGGTGCTGACGGTGAAAATGGCATAAAGACGCGGGTAGAGCCCTCTTTACAAGTGGCACCGGGCGTCTATAATGATACTATTTTAGCCGGATTGGATTATTTTATGAATGAACTGCGTGAACGTGATATGACAGCTGTCCTCTATTTGAACAATTCCTGGGAATGGAGCGGTGGCTATTCCGTTTACCTGCAATGGTCCGGACACGGTGATGCCGTGGTACCTGCCGTAGACGGATGGCCCGCCTATATGGAGTATGTCAAGCAGTTCCCCCAATCGGACAGCGCGAAGGCCTTGTTTGCCAATCATGTCAATTATATTGTTTCACGCACCAATAGGTATAATCAGATAAAATATGTGGATGACCCCACTATTATGTCTTGGCAGATTGGTAACGAGCCTCGCGCTTTCTCTGACGAGAACAAGGAACCGTTTGCCCGCTGGATGGCCGATGTGGCTGCACAAATCAAGTCACTTGACCCGAACCACATGGTGTCTTCCGGCAGTGAGGGCTCGTGGGGATGCGAAATGGATATGAATCTTTTCGAGAAGATTCATGCCGACCCCAACATCAATTATCTGAATATCCACATCTGGCCTTACAACTGGAGTTGGGTGAAGGCGGACAGCCTGAAGGAACTTCTTCCGCGTGCCAAGGAAAATACTAAGAAGTATATAGATGACCACATGGTCATTGCTCGGAAGTACAGCAAGCCGATTGTTTTGGAGGAGTTCGGTTTTCCCCGTGACGGTTTCAGCTTTTCCAAAGAGGCACCGACCACTGCCCGCGATGAATATTACCGTTATGTATTCGACCTCATCCGCCAGGACCGTGAGAGCGGCGGACTCTTTGCCGGATGCAACTTCTGGGCATGGGGTGGTTTTGCCGGACAAAATCCCGACCATGTATTCTGGGAAAAGGGAGATGACTATACCGGTGACCCGGCTCAAGAACAACAAGGACTGAACTCTGTCTTTGCCACAGACAGCACTATTGAAATAATTAAAGCGGAAAACCGGAAGCTGCAAAATTGA
- a CDS encoding acetylxylan esterase → MKRVFSLFLCLLCVCAVTAQIRGNEIRVVVSPDHSDWVYRLNEKCTFTVRVLKAQNLLSDVKIDYELGPEMYPTEVKKDVVLKDGTLKLQGTMKTAGFLRCKVKAHVDGRTYEGLATSAYAPEQLQPVTKLPADFRDYWAKTLEEARKTPLNPLMTLLPERCTETDNVYQVSFQTKAWGGRFYGILSIPKKEGKYPALLRVPGAGVRPYAGDTYTAPGKVITLEVGIHGIPVTMQQSVYDALAGGALSNYWTFGRDSRDASYYNRVVVGALRAVDFICSLPQYNGKALGVTGSSQGGALSVITAALDSRVTFLAAVHPALCDHEAFFKKRACGWPHYFYYYGAPDEKQLETVRYYDTANFARLLNVPGWFSWGYNDEVCPPTSMYAAYNVISSPKELHPYLETGHYWYQEQWDEWLDWIRRQLNVPM, encoded by the coding sequence ATGAAAAGAGTTTTTTCCTTATTTTTATGTCTGCTGTGTGTATGTGCTGTGACGGCGCAGATACGCGGCAATGAAATCCGTGTAGTCGTTTCACCCGACCATAGCGATTGGGTGTATCGTCTGAATGAGAAGTGTACGTTTACCGTCCGGGTGCTGAAGGCACAGAACCTCTTGTCCGATGTCAAGATTGACTATGAACTGGGCCCCGAGATGTATCCTACTGAAGTAAAGAAAGACGTGGTGCTGAAAGATGGTACCTTGAAGTTGCAAGGCACGATGAAGACTGCAGGCTTCTTGCGTTGCAAGGTCAAGGCGCATGTGGACGGCCGGACTTATGAAGGGCTGGCTACATCGGCCTATGCTCCCGAGCAGCTGCAACCTGTGACGAAACTTCCTGCCGATTTTCGGGATTATTGGGCCAAGACCTTGGAAGAGGCGCGCAAGACTCCGTTGAATCCCCTTATGACGCTGCTTCCCGAACGCTGTACGGAAACGGATAATGTATATCAGGTCAGCTTCCAGACAAAAGCTTGGGGAGGACGTTTTTACGGTATTCTCAGTATTCCCAAGAAAGAAGGGAAGTATCCGGCTTTGCTGCGTGTGCCCGGTGCGGGTGTCCGCCCTTATGCGGGAGATACGTATACGGCTCCTGGAAAGGTGATTACATTGGAGGTGGGTATCCACGGCATTCCCGTCACGATGCAGCAGTCTGTATATGATGCGCTGGCAGGTGGGGCGCTGAGCAATTACTGGACGTTCGGCCGCGACAGCCGGGATGCTTCTTACTATAACCGTGTGGTGGTAGGCGCTTTGCGTGCTGTGGATTTTATCTGTTCGCTGCCGCAGTACAACGGGAAGGCGCTGGGCGTTACGGGCTCCAGCCAGGGCGGTGCCTTGTCTGTGATTACGGCGGCTCTTGATTCGCGCGTTACTTTCCTGGCGGCTGTTCATCCTGCCTTATGCGACCACGAAGCGTTCTTCAAGAAGCGCGCTTGCGGCTGGCCCCATTATTTCTATTATTACGGTGCTCCCGATGAAAAGCAGCTTGAAACGGTGCGCTATTATGATACGGCAAACTTTGCCCGCCTGCTGAATGTGCCCGGTTGGTTCAGTTGGGGGTATAACGATGAGGTCTGTCCTCCCACTTCCATGTATGCAGCCTACAATGTGATTTCTTCTCCGAAGGAACTGCATCCTTATCTGGAAACCGGGCATTACTGGTATCAGGAACAGTGGGATGAATGGCTGGACTGGATACGGAGACAACTTAATGTGCCAATGTGA
- a CDS encoding helix-turn-helix domain-containing protein, whose amino-acid sequence MENQNYIMREITPLSERDCFYIADRRKTEFTYPIHCHAEYELNFTEHASGVRRVVGDSAEIIGDYDLVLITGKELEHVWEQHECTSGDIREITIQFSPDLFFGNVVNKNQFDSIRRMLERAQCGLSFPMQAIMKVYNWLDKLASEEQGFYAVMNFLRILYELSLYDNARVLSSSSFAKIETFSDSRRVQKVQKYISTHYQEDIRLASLADMVGMTPVSFSRFFRLRTGKTLSDYIIDIRLGFATRMLVDSTRTIAEVCYDCGFNNLSNFNRMFKRKKGCSPKEFRENYRKKKLVI is encoded by the coding sequence ATGGAAAACCAGAACTATATCATGAGGGAAATAACCCCTCTGTCGGAACGTGACTGTTTCTATATTGCCGATCGTCGCAAAACAGAATTTACCTACCCCATCCATTGTCACGCAGAGTATGAACTGAACTTCACGGAACATGCTTCCGGCGTACGTCGTGTGGTGGGCGATTCTGCCGAGATTATCGGTGATTATGACCTGGTGCTGATAACCGGTAAGGAGTTGGAGCATGTATGGGAGCAACATGAATGTACCTCCGGGGATATTCGGGAGATTACCATTCAGTTCTCTCCCGACTTGTTCTTCGGGAACGTTGTCAACAAGAACCAGTTCGACAGTATCCGTCGGATGCTGGAGCGTGCACAGTGCGGACTTAGTTTCCCCATGCAGGCCATCATGAAGGTGTACAACTGGCTGGATAAGCTGGCTTCCGAGGAGCAGGGCTTTTATGCCGTGATGAACTTTCTCCGTATCCTTTACGAACTTTCCCTCTATGACAATGCCCGGGTGTTGTCCAGTTCTTCGTTTGCCAAGATAGAGACTTTCTCTGACAGCCGCCGGGTACAGAAGGTGCAGAAATACATTTCCACCCATTATCAGGAGGATATCCGGTTGGCTTCATTGGCCGATATGGTGGGCATGACCCCGGTCTCTTTCAGCCGTTTCTTTCGCCTGCGCACCGGCAAGACGCTTTCCGACTACATTATTGATATCCGTCTGGGCTTTGCCACGCGTATGTTGGTAGATTCCACGCGTACCATTGCAGAGGTGTGCTATGACTGCGGCTTCAACAATCTGTCCAATTTCAATCGTATGTTCAAGCGGAAGAAGGGATGCTCGCCGAAGGAATTCCGTGAGAATTATCGGAAAAAGAAGCTGGTGATATGA